One window of the Gemmatimonadaceae bacterium genome contains the following:
- a CDS encoding GNAT family N-acetyltransferase: protein MQPRIDDGTDGREPTPALRPLKVSIRRATAADAELLADLARKIFIDTFGPQNTPENIALHVARMYAPDIQRRELNSESKTYLVAEVDGQAAGFAMLGDCESGSCREFDAPIELFRFYIDKPWHGFGIAQPLMDACDEEARARGGRTLCLSVWEHNSRARRFYDKIGFRDVGAQSFLLGEDIQTDRVMVRELVATGTR from the coding sequence ATGCAGCCACGCATTGACGATGGAACAGACGGGCGCGAGCCGACACCCGCACTCCGGCCACTGAAGGTCAGCATCCGCCGGGCGACTGCCGCCGACGCCGAGCTGCTGGCGGATCTCGCGCGGAAGATCTTCATAGACACGTTCGGCCCGCAGAACACGCCGGAAAACATCGCGCTGCACGTAGCGAGGATGTACGCGCCCGACATTCAGCGGCGTGAGCTGAACAGTGAGTCGAAGACGTATCTGGTCGCCGAGGTTGATGGGCAGGCCGCCGGCTTTGCGATGCTGGGGGACTGCGAGTCTGGGTCGTGCAGGGAGTTCGACGCACCGATCGAGCTGTTCCGCTTCTACATAGACAAGCCGTGGCACGGGTTCGGAATTGCGCAGCCGCTGATGGACGCGTGCGATGAAGAAGCGCGCGCGCGGGGGGGACGCACGCTCTGTCTCAGCGTCTGGGAGCACAATTCGCGCGCGCGGCGATTCTACGACAAGATCGGTTTTCGTGACGTCGGCGCACAGTCATTTCTTCTCGGCGAGGACATACAGACGGATCGCGTGATGGTCCGTGAACTGGTCGCTACCGGGACGCGTTGA
- a CDS encoding family 10 glycosylhydrolase gives MIRHPARNCGYLALAAIAAACSGSGGDITGPPPPVIQPDTAAPAVQREMRGMWIATVANIDWPSRTTLSADQQKAELVDILTRAAATGINTVVFHVRPAGDAVYESSLEPWASLLSGAQGTNPGYDPLAFAIDEAHKRGMELHAWINPFRAGNTSDTVKMVAPHLFRTRRDLIRVYGSNIWMDPGEPDVQDHSMRVITDIVRRYDIDGIHADDYFYPYVVSDNAGKAIPFPDDDTWSKYGTGLPRDDWRRANIDRFVERMYREVHAIKPTIKVGISPFGIWRPGFPAGVSGLDAYGTIYADSRKWLQQGWVDYLAPQLYWAISAPQQSYIALLDWWLAQNTAGRHVWPGLAVYRVNDGTSSAFSMQEIPEQIKQTRARPNSSGNLLYNTTWTLTRNGGVLAGTLAGDLYKTAALVPAVPWLDATPPGAPALALSGTTLQITPAAGETARWWMTRTHSPSGWMARVLFGTTRSLVADASTDRALVQAVDQAGNLSSAAEWRR, from the coding sequence ATGATTCGACATCCTGCCAGAAACTGCGGCTATCTTGCTCTCGCGGCAATCGCCGCGGCCTGTTCCGGCTCGGGCGGCGACATCACCGGCCCCCCTCCGCCGGTGATTCAGCCCGACACAGCCGCGCCCGCCGTCCAGCGCGAGATGCGCGGAATGTGGATCGCCACGGTTGCCAATATTGACTGGCCAAGCAGGACGACGCTCAGCGCGGACCAGCAGAAGGCGGAGCTGGTGGACATCCTGACGCGCGCCGCCGCGACTGGCATCAACACCGTCGTATTCCACGTTCGGCCCGCAGGCGATGCGGTTTACGAATCCTCGCTGGAGCCGTGGGCATCGCTGCTCAGCGGAGCACAGGGAACGAATCCCGGCTACGATCCGCTCGCTTTCGCGATAGACGAGGCGCACAAGCGGGGCATGGAGCTGCACGCGTGGATCAACCCGTTCCGCGCGGGCAATACCTCGGACACGGTGAAGATGGTGGCGCCCCACCTGTTCAGAACGCGTCGCGATCTCATTCGCGTTTACGGATCCAACATCTGGATGGACCCCGGCGAGCCCGACGTGCAGGACCACTCGATGCGCGTGATCACCGACATCGTGCGCCGGTATGACATAGATGGCATCCACGCCGACGATTACTTCTATCCATATGTCGTGAGCGACAACGCCGGCAAGGCGATTCCCTTCCCCGACGACGATACGTGGTCGAAGTACGGCACCGGACTTCCGCGCGACGACTGGCGGCGTGCGAACATTGATCGCTTCGTCGAGCGGATGTATCGCGAAGTTCATGCGATCAAGCCGACGATCAAGGTCGGCATCTCGCCGTTCGGGATCTGGCGCCCGGGATTCCCGGCCGGAGTGAGCGGTCTCGATGCCTATGGGACGATCTACGCCGATTCGCGGAAGTGGCTCCAGCAGGGGTGGGTGGATTACCTCGCGCCGCAGCTCTACTGGGCCATCTCCGCGCCGCAGCAAAGCTATATCGCCCTGCTGGATTGGTGGCTCGCACAGAACACGGCTGGCCGGCATGTGTGGCCGGGACTCGCCGTCTATCGCGTGAACGATGGGACATCGAGCGCATTCTCGATGCAGGAGATACCCGAACAGATAAAACAGACTCGCGCCCGGCCAAACAGCTCGGGGAACCTGCTGTACAACACGACGTGGACGCTGACGCGGAACGGGGGTGTGCTTGCGGGCACTCTCGCCGGAGATCTCTACAAGACCGCGGCGCTTGTGCCGGCAGTGCCCTGGCTCGATGCGACGCCGCCCGGCGCGCCCGCCCTCGCGCTCTCGGGAACGACGCTCCAGATCACCCCCGCCGCTGGAGAGACCGCGCGCTGGTGGATGACGCGCACGCATTCCCCGAGCGGTTGGATGGCGCGGGTGCTCTTCGGCACTACGCGCTCGCTGGTGGCGGATGCTTCGACCGACCGTGCGCTCGTGCAGGCCGTGGATCAGGCGGGCAATCTCAGCTCAGCGGCCGAGTGGCGCCGCTGA
- a CDS encoding M23 family metallopeptidase, which yields MSGEPLHFRKFTGGIWRSIGAISVDATDSVAAQVFAERASGATDTSRVAVTLPRPPKVTGRRRALAVAPRFTRPLDSATQARIDNENARAREIGRRAHDIPPTWTEPFLRPRASAVTSRFGSGRMFNGALSSRHLGVDFAGGIGAPVRAANKGVVALADQFFLAGNLIYIDHGGGVVTGYFHLSKALVATGDTVSRGQEIGFVGATGRVTGPHLHWSARYGAITVNPLDLVGIGAGW from the coding sequence ATGTCTGGCGAGCCGCTTCACTTCCGCAAATTCACCGGCGGAATCTGGCGGTCCATCGGCGCTATCTCAGTGGACGCCACGGACAGCGTCGCCGCACAGGTGTTCGCCGAGCGTGCCTCGGGCGCGACCGATACATCTCGCGTCGCGGTTACACTTCCGCGTCCGCCGAAGGTCACCGGACGGAGACGCGCGCTTGCCGTCGCGCCCCGCTTCACGCGACCTCTCGATTCCGCCACACAGGCACGGATTGACAACGAGAACGCCCGCGCGCGCGAGATCGGGCGACGGGCGCACGACATTCCGCCGACGTGGACGGAGCCATTTCTTCGTCCTCGCGCATCCGCCGTAACGAGCCGGTTTGGATCAGGACGAATGTTCAACGGCGCGTTGTCCAGCCGGCACCTGGGCGTGGATTTCGCCGGCGGCATCGGCGCCCCTGTGCGCGCCGCGAACAAAGGCGTCGTCGCGCTGGCGGATCAGTTCTTTCTCGCCGGCAACCTTATCTACATAGACCACGGTGGCGGTGTAGTCACCGGATACTTCCACCTGAGCAAGGCGCTCGTCGCGACGGGCGACACGGTGTCTCGCGGACAGGAGATCGGATTCGTCGGCGCGACTGGACGCGTCACGGGGCCGCATCTCCACTGGAGCGCGCGTTACGGCGCGATAACCGTGAATCCGCTCGATCTCGTCGGCATCGGCGCCGGCTGGTAG
- a CDS encoding S9 family peptidase produces the protein MRLRPILHAAMVLGVSTALLAFTSDRRPITDRDIWLFTWIGDPQLAPDGSRVAFAKVVADQKHAGYETSLWMVPAKGESTMQRLTSGTRDSQPRWSLDGTRIAFVRSIEKDGKPQPPQIYVLSMSGGEPVRITDLPKGAGDPHWSPDGRRIAFTSNTSPEDIAAKNRKPGEDTTDASRETDVKYITRAVYRFNGAGYLDTSRPSHIWVASLPAAPDEAVVPKQLTTGKFDEDEFFWSKDGRDIVFSTTRVAEPYYELPHTDIYRVSADGGQPQLVNAVKIGVSQMSPSPDGKRIAFRSNANEPVRSYAQPDLYVLDLTPGAQPKNLSADFDFDVGDGVGGDNTPPRAGGGTQPYWSADGSSIVDVVAATGRANLMRFPVNGGKPLELTKGDQAVQRFSYSADGSVALLVSTPVNIGDLFVVGANGGDQKRLTDINRKLFSQLNLTPPEEIWYTSFDGQRIQAWVQKPPDFDKSKKYPLILNIHGGPHTAYGWVFDHEFQWMAAKGYVVLYPNPRGSTSYGQDFGNVIQYKYPGDDYKDLMAGVDELIKRGYIDETRLGVTGGSGGGVLTNWTVTQTNRFKAAVSQRDISNWASWWYSADFWLYYPQWFRKAPFEDPREYADRSAITYVDRIHTPMAFILGDADLRTPTQTGGEELFRALKYLKRPTAMVRFPGESHELSRGGQPWHRVERLQAIVGWFDKYLLGKDVAIYRDVAPAPSGAP, from the coding sequence ATGCGCCTCCGCCCGATACTGCATGCCGCCATGGTTCTCGGCGTCAGCACCGCCCTTCTCGCGTTCACCAGCGACCGGCGGCCCATCACTGACCGGGACATCTGGCTGTTCACGTGGATCGGAGATCCGCAGCTCGCGCCCGATGGATCGCGCGTCGCGTTCGCGAAAGTTGTCGCGGACCAGAAGCATGCTGGATACGAGACATCGCTCTGGATGGTGCCGGCGAAAGGCGAAAGCACGATGCAGCGCCTGACGTCCGGCACGCGCGACTCGCAGCCGCGCTGGTCACTCGACGGGACGCGGATCGCGTTCGTTCGGTCCATCGAAAAGGACGGGAAGCCGCAGCCGCCGCAGATCTACGTTCTCTCGATGTCGGGGGGCGAACCGGTGAGGATCACGGATCTGCCCAAGGGCGCGGGCGATCCGCACTGGTCGCCTGACGGAAGGCGTATCGCTTTCACGTCCAACACCTCGCCCGAAGACATTGCAGCGAAGAACCGGAAGCCGGGCGAGGATACGACGGACGCGTCGCGCGAGACCGATGTCAAATACATCACGCGCGCTGTCTATCGCTTCAACGGCGCCGGTTATCTCGACACTTCCCGCCCGTCGCACATCTGGGTCGCCTCGTTGCCGGCGGCGCCCGACGAGGCAGTCGTTCCAAAGCAGCTGACTACCGGAAAGTTCGACGAAGACGAGTTCTTCTGGTCGAAGGATGGCCGCGATATCGTGTTCAGCACGACAAGAGTGGCCGAGCCGTACTATGAGCTGCCGCACACCGACATCTATCGCGTTTCAGCGGATGGAGGCCAGCCGCAGCTGGTGAACGCGGTGAAGATCGGCGTGTCGCAGATGTCGCCGAGCCCCGATGGAAAGCGCATCGCATTCAGGTCGAACGCCAACGAGCCGGTTCGATCGTACGCCCAGCCCGACCTCTATGTGCTCGATCTGACGCCGGGCGCGCAGCCGAAGAATCTCTCCGCGGATTTTGACTTCGACGTCGGGGACGGGGTCGGCGGCGACAACACTCCGCCGCGCGCAGGGGGCGGAACGCAACCGTATTGGTCGGCGGACGGAAGCAGCATCGTGGATGTCGTGGCCGCGACCGGCCGCGCAAACCTGATGCGCTTTCCGGTCAATGGAGGAAAGCCGCTCGAGCTGACGAAAGGCGATCAGGCGGTCCAGAGATTCAGCTATTCCGCAGACGGCAGCGTTGCGCTGCTCGTGTCCACGCCGGTGAACATCGGCGATCTCTTTGTCGTCGGCGCGAACGGCGGCGATCAGAAGCGTCTCACGGACATCAACCGCAAGCTCTTCTCGCAACTCAACCTCACGCCGCCGGAAGAGATCTGGTACACGAGCTTCGACGGGCAGAGGATCCAGGCGTGGGTTCAGAAACCACCCGATTTCGACAAGTCGAAGAAGTATCCGCTCATCCTCAACATTCACGGCGGACCGCACACCGCATATGGATGGGTGTTCGATCACGAGTTCCAGTGGATGGCGGCGAAGGGCTACGTCGTGCTGTATCCGAATCCGCGCGGAAGCACGAGCTACGGCCAGGATTTCGGCAACGTCATTCAGTACAAGTATCCCGGCGACGACTACAAGGATCTGATGGCGGGAGTGGACGAGCTGATCAAGCGCGGCTACATAGACGAGACGCGACTGGGTGTCACTGGAGGGAGTGGTGGCGGCGTGCTCACCAACTGGACGGTGACGCAGACCAATCGCTTCAAGGCCGCCGTGTCGCAGCGCGACATCTCGAACTGGGCGTCGTGGTGGTATTCGGCGGATTTCTGGCTCTACTATCCGCAGTGGTTCCGCAAGGCGCCGTTCGAGGATCCCAGGGAGTACGCGGACCGGTCGGCCATCACGTACGTGGACCGCATCCACACGCCGATGGCGTTCATCCTCGGCGATGCGGACCTGCGGACTCCCACGCAGACCGGGGGCGAAGAGCTCTTCCGCGCTCTCAAGTATCTGAAGCGGCCGACCGCGATGGTGCGGTTCCCGGGCGAGTCACACGAGCTGTCACGCGGCGGACAGCCGTGGCACCGGGTGGAACGCCTCCAGGCCATCGTGGGCTGGTTCGACAAGTACCTGCTCGGGAAGGATGTCGCTATCTACCGGGATGTGGCGCCGGCCCCGTCTGGCGCGCCCTGA
- the rfaD gene encoding ADP-glyceromanno-heptose 6-epimerase, with the protein MSDSLPQLAARPSRVLVTGGAGFIGSALVWALNRHGVERVVVVDRLGSDEKWRNLVPLRFEDYLEADDLFPRLENGALGSFDLVLHLGACSATTERDATYLVHNNFEFTKRLAHWAVEKGARFAYASSAATYGDGSAGMDDIDDSAVALSRLRPLNMYGYSKHLFDQYAARAGMLPRIVGLKYFNVFGPNEAHKGDMRSLVHKAYGQIVDTGRVQLFRSHRPEYRDGEQQRDFLYVKDAVAMSLHLAMSSSAAGLYNIGSGEANTWLALVDAIFAAMGRERAVDFVDIPEAIRAKYQYHTRASIGRLRATGYEAPVTPLPAAVRDYVVNYLAPDARLEPD; encoded by the coding sequence ATGAGCGATTCACTACCGCAACTCGCGGCGCGTCCGTCCCGCGTCCTCGTTACCGGGGGTGCCGGGTTCATCGGCAGCGCGCTGGTGTGGGCGCTCAACCGGCACGGTGTCGAGCGCGTCGTGGTGGTGGACCGCCTGGGAAGCGATGAGAAGTGGCGCAACCTCGTGCCGCTGCGATTCGAGGACTATCTCGAAGCGGACGACCTGTTTCCGCGACTCGAAAACGGCGCACTCGGAAGCTTCGACCTTGTGCTGCATCTCGGCGCCTGCTCGGCGACTACGGAGCGCGACGCCACGTATCTGGTTCACAACAACTTCGAGTTCACGAAGCGGCTTGCGCACTGGGCGGTGGAGAAGGGCGCGCGATTCGCTTACGCGTCCAGCGCGGCGACCTACGGCGATGGCTCGGCGGGGATGGACGACATTGACGATTCGGCGGTGGCGCTGTCGCGCCTGCGCCCGCTGAACATGTACGGATACTCGAAGCACCTGTTCGATCAGTACGCGGCGCGCGCCGGGATGCTGCCGCGAATCGTCGGGCTCAAGTACTTCAACGTCTTCGGTCCGAACGAAGCACACAAAGGCGACATGCGCTCGCTGGTGCACAAGGCATACGGGCAGATCGTGGACACCGGGCGCGTGCAGCTGTTCCGCAGTCACAGGCCCGAGTATCGCGACGGCGAGCAGCAGCGCGATTTCCTTTACGTGAAGGATGCGGTGGCCATGTCGTTGCATCTGGCGATGTCGTCCTCGGCGGCGGGGTTGTACAACATCGGCAGCGGCGAGGCGAACACCTGGCTTGCGCTGGTGGACGCGATATTCGCCGCCATGGGGCGTGAGCGCGCGGTGGATTTCGTGGACATTCCCGAGGCGATCCGGGCGAAGTACCAGTATCACACCAGGGCGAGCATCGGGAGATTGCGGGCGACGGGGTACGAGGCTCCGGTGACGCCACTCCCAGCCGCGGTGCGGGATTACGTGGTCAACTATCTCGCGCCGGATGCGCGGCTGGAGCCGGACTGA
- a CDS encoding methyltransferase domain-containing protein, giving the protein MTSTKRFDAEYYRRYYVNSRTAVVEAASQRREVAFVIAFCRHIGLDVKRFSDVGAGTGWWAKEFARQYPECKRIETFDASRAACDLYGHGHAAIQDLSGRESDLVVCRDVLRYIADAHLDRAIRRLAKKCRGVLYLHVITREDDIDEDASDMEGFFRTTASYRRRLKAAGFRDCGMGLFVSKKLKEFQPFTLEVR; this is encoded by the coding sequence ATGACATCCACGAAACGCTTTGACGCCGAGTATTACCGGCGTTACTACGTGAATTCCCGCACGGCCGTCGTAGAGGCGGCTTCGCAACGGCGCGAGGTCGCGTTCGTCATCGCATTCTGCCGCCACATCGGACTCGATGTGAAGCGCTTCTCTGACGTCGGCGCCGGCACCGGCTGGTGGGCGAAGGAATTCGCCAGGCAATACCCGGAATGCAAGCGCATCGAGACCTTCGACGCGAGCAGGGCTGCCTGCGATCTCTACGGGCACGGGCATGCCGCGATCCAGGACCTATCGGGGAGGGAATCCGATCTCGTGGTGTGCCGCGACGTACTGCGGTACATTGCCGACGCTCATCTGGACCGGGCCATCCGGCGCCTGGCGAAGAAATGCCGCGGCGTGCTGTATCTCCATGTCATCACGCGCGAAGACGACATAGACGAAGACGCCAGCGACATGGAAGGTTTCTTCAGGACAACGGCGAGCTATCGCCGCCGGCTGAAAGCCGCTGGTTTCCGCGATTGCGGGATGGGTCTCTTCGTCTCGAAAAAGCTGAAGGAGTTTCAGCCATTCACTCTTGAAGTGAGGTAA
- a CDS encoding rhomboid family intramembrane serine protease, whose protein sequence is MLTTTVTRSVSGTLKAQATVLGGALAAMWVIFIASWLSGGALLSLGVIPRTAIGLRGILFAPFLHGSLNHLVANSIPFVILGWLVMLRDSRHFTVVSLVAMIGSGMMAWLIGAPGSVHIGASGVIFGYFGFLMLSGWYARSVGSILLSVLVTVMWGGLLFGVMPGQVGISWQAHLGGFIGGVVAARAFRAPRSPAGAG, encoded by the coding sequence ATGCTGACGACCACGGTGACGAGGAGCGTATCCGGCACGCTCAAGGCGCAGGCGACGGTGCTGGGCGGAGCGCTCGCCGCGATGTGGGTGATCTTCATCGCGAGCTGGCTGTCTGGCGGCGCCCTGCTCTCGCTCGGCGTCATTCCGCGTACGGCAATCGGCCTCCGCGGCATCCTCTTCGCGCCGTTCCTTCACGGCAGCCTGAACCATCTCGTCGCCAACAGCATCCCGTTCGTGATACTTGGCTGGCTGGTGATGCTGCGCGACTCCAGGCACTTCACGGTCGTTTCGCTTGTAGCGATGATCGGATCGGGAATGATGGCATGGCTGATCGGCGCCCCCGGATCGGTCCACATCGGTGCGAGCGGCGTGATCTTCGGCTATTTCGGATTCCTGATGCTCAGCGGGTGGTACGCGCGCAGTGTGGGCAGCATTCTGCTGAGCGTTCTGGTCACGGTCATGTGGGGCGGGCTCTTATTCGGCGTGATGCCTGGACAAGTCGGTATCAGCTGGCAGGCGCACCTCGGCGGATTCATCGGGGGCGTAGTTGCCGCCCGGGCGTTCAGAGCGCCGAGGTCACCAGCCGGCGCTGGCTGA
- a CDS encoding P1 family peptidase has product MAATAAVVALASGAVEAQVRPRARDLGVAPGVFATGPLNAITDVSGVLVGQVTVIEGDSVRTGITAVRPHAGNLFLERVPAAIVVGNGFGKLLGSTQVNELGELETPVLLTCTLCVWKAGDAMVEWMLGQDGMQNVRSINPVVGETNDGYELNIAIRSRPITAAHVRQALESARSGPVEEGSVGAGTGTRLFEWKGGIGTSSRHVPASLGGWTVGVLVQTNFGGVLQVMGAPVGREMGSHKFARALREKGDGSIMIVVATDAPLSDRNLERLASRALMGLARTGSVAGNGSGDYVIAFSTAAGVRRKRDAARLTTTEIGNTEELSGLYEAVIESTEEAIYNSLFRATTVSGKGGTVEAIPIDRVKEILSRYGIRPR; this is encoded by the coding sequence GTGGCGGCTACGGCCGCGGTGGTCGCTCTCGCGTCAGGCGCCGTCGAAGCACAGGTGCGTCCACGCGCGCGCGACTTGGGAGTGGCACCGGGCGTTTTCGCAACGGGGCCGCTGAATGCGATCACCGACGTCTCCGGAGTGCTCGTCGGACAGGTGACAGTGATCGAAGGCGATTCGGTGCGCACCGGAATTACGGCTGTCCGGCCGCACGCCGGAAATCTCTTCCTCGAGCGAGTGCCGGCAGCGATCGTCGTCGGCAACGGATTTGGCAAGCTGCTCGGCTCCACTCAGGTAAACGAGCTGGGCGAGCTCGAGACTCCGGTCCTGCTGACATGCACGCTCTGCGTATGGAAGGCGGGCGATGCGATGGTCGAGTGGATGCTCGGTCAGGATGGCATGCAGAATGTGCGCTCCATCAATCCTGTCGTCGGCGAGACGAACGATGGATACGAGCTCAACATTGCCATCAGGTCGCGTCCGATAACCGCGGCGCATGTGAGACAGGCGCTCGAGTCGGCACGGAGTGGCCCGGTCGAGGAGGGAAGCGTCGGCGCTGGAACAGGCACGCGCCTTTTCGAATGGAAAGGCGGCATCGGCACGTCGTCGCGCCACGTGCCCGCTTCGCTTGGCGGCTGGACTGTCGGAGTTCTGGTGCAAACGAACTTCGGCGGCGTGCTTCAGGTCATGGGCGCACCCGTGGGGCGCGAGATGGGGAGCCACAAGTTCGCCCGCGCGCTGCGCGAGAAAGGCGACGGGTCCATCATGATCGTCGTCGCCACTGACGCACCGCTCTCCGATCGCAATCTCGAGCGCCTCGCATCGCGCGCGCTCATGGGACTTGCGCGCACGGGCTCGGTCGCGGGCAATGGATCGGGTGATTACGTGATCGCGTTCTCGACTGCGGCCGGGGTGAGGCGGAAGCGCGATGCCGCCCGCCTGACGACGACGGAGATTGGAAACACGGAAGAGCTCTCGGGCCTGTACGAGGCCGTCATCGAGTCCACCGAGGAGGCCATCTATAACTCTCTGTTCCGCGCCACGACCGTAAGCGGCAAAGGTGGGACGGTCGAGGCGATCCCGATCGACCGGGTGAAGGAGATTCTCTCGCGGTACGGCATCCGTCCACGATGA
- a CDS encoding DPP IV N-terminal domain-containing protein, whose amino-acid sequence MHIGSLSRLLVLLASGTLVAAPATLHAQQTLTAADYDRAAKMLSFNVNPLVIGGTVSATWLPDDRFYYRDVTATGADWVIVNPAKKSRAPLFRAPEVAQALTRAGAGTIDPRNIPAQRAELSADGLRVTLVIGTRRWSCDVSGGSCNAVDSSAQQTGGRASPATPPVVLSPDGKRAAFIRDWNLWVRDVATGRETQLTTDGVKNFGYATDNAGWVHSDRAILLWSPDSKKIATQQQDERNVGDMFLLDTRVGHQRLSTWKGPLPGDSVVAMIHRVIIDMGARTIVRLQTPPDFHRAMLGDDLDMGDLVWSPDASRLAYVSTSRDHKRATVKLADAATGTVRTIFEETSPTQFESVAGWRVIWPLNEIVWSSERDDWAQLYLYDLTTGKLKQKITTGAGPVQSIKHVDEKRRTLLVEGLGRIPGEDPHFRHYYRVELNGRGWTAITPESGDHSIQVSPTGRYFIDSWSKPDVPPTVVLRDKNGRSLMALGKADISQLLAAGWKPPIPIVTRARDGKTDLYGLMFRPTNFDSTKRYPIINNAYPGPQSGSVGSRSFSAARGDRQALAELGFVVIAVDGMGTPNRSKSFHDAYYGAMGRDNTLPDQVAAMKELASRYPWIDVERAGMYGHSGGGFITADAMFRYPDFFKVGIAESGNHDQRNYEDDWGERYQGLLVKSGNAPDNYDVEANQNIAKNLKGHLLLAHGTMDDNVPPSNTDLVVDALIKANKDFDLLMIPNARHGYAAASNYMTRRRWDYFVRYLLNADPPKEYEIVVPAAPSSITYPPRTGAGTGGGSSSANFHGCGPARVSGWFSSRARTIAIGIGPP is encoded by the coding sequence ATGCACATCGGATCTCTCTCCCGCCTGCTCGTTCTTCTCGCCAGCGGCACCCTTGTCGCCGCCCCTGCGACGCTTCATGCGCAGCAAACGCTGACAGCCGCCGATTACGACCGCGCAGCGAAGATGCTTTCCTTCAACGTGAACCCGCTGGTCATCGGTGGCACTGTGTCGGCGACCTGGCTTCCCGACGACCGTTTCTACTATAGAGACGTCACTGCGACGGGCGCGGATTGGGTGATCGTGAATCCGGCGAAGAAGTCGCGCGCACCGCTCTTCAGGGCGCCCGAGGTTGCGCAGGCGCTCACTCGCGCCGGCGCGGGGACGATCGATCCACGCAACATCCCCGCGCAGCGCGCCGAGCTCTCAGCCGACGGCCTCCGCGTCACGCTCGTGATCGGCACCAGACGTTGGAGTTGCGATGTAAGCGGTGGAAGTTGCAACGCCGTCGATTCATCGGCGCAGCAGACCGGCGGACGCGCGAGTCCCGCGACACCTCCCGTCGTCCTTTCTCCGGATGGAAAGCGCGCCGCCTTTATCCGCGACTGGAACCTCTGGGTGCGGGACGTCGCCACTGGTCGCGAAACTCAGCTCACCACGGACGGTGTGAAGAACTTCGGATACGCGACGGACAACGCGGGCTGGGTCCACAGCGATCGGGCGATCCTGCTCTGGTCGCCGGACTCGAAGAAGATCGCGACGCAGCAGCAGGACGAGCGGAATGTCGGTGACATGTTCCTTCTGGACACGCGCGTCGGACATCAGCGACTGTCCACGTGGAAGGGCCCGCTTCCGGGCGACAGCGTGGTGGCGATGATTCATCGCGTTATCATTGACATGGGTGCGCGCACCATCGTCCGTCTCCAGACTCCACCCGACTTCCACCGCGCGATGCTCGGCGACGATCTGGACATGGGCGACCTCGTCTGGAGTCCCGATGCGTCTCGTCTCGCGTATGTCAGCACGTCGCGCGATCACAAGCGCGCCACGGTGAAGCTGGCCGATGCCGCGACGGGAACGGTACGCACCATCTTCGAGGAGACCTCGCCGACGCAATTCGAGTCGGTGGCGGGATGGCGCGTGATCTGGCCATTGAATGAAATTGTCTGGTCGTCCGAGCGCGACGACTGGGCGCAGCTTTACCTGTACGATCTGACCACGGGGAAGCTGAAGCAGAAGATCACGACGGGTGCCGGTCCGGTACAGTCAATCAAGCATGTGGACGAGAAGCGTCGCACCCTGCTTGTCGAAGGGCTCGGGCGCATTCCAGGCGAAGACCCGCACTTCCGCCACTATTACCGGGTGGAACTGAACGGTCGTGGCTGGACCGCGATCACGCCGGAAAGCGGCGACCATTCGATCCAGGTATCGCCCACCGGGCGGTACTTCATTGACAGCTGGTCGAAGCCGGACGTCCCTCCCACGGTGGTGCTTCGCGACAAGAATGGCCGCTCACTGATGGCACTCGGGAAGGCCGATATCTCCCAGCTCCTTGCCGCCGGATGGAAGCCGCCGATCCCCATCGTCACAAGGGCGCGCGACGGCAAGACGGATCTTTACGGCCTGATGTTCCGCCCCACCAATTTCGACTCCACGAAGAGGTACCCGATCATCAACAATGCGTATCCGGGTCCTCAGTCTGGCAGCGTCGGCTCGCGCAGCTTCAGCGCAGCGCGAGGCGACCGCCAGGCGCTTGCCGAGCTCGGGTTCGTGGTGATCGCGGTGGATGGCATGGGAACGCCGAATCGTTCCAAGAGCTTTCACGATGCGTACTACGGAGCGATGGGGCGCGACAACACGCTGCCAGATCAGGTTGCCGCAATGAAGGAGCTGGCCTCACGCTACCCGTGGATAGACGTCGAGCGCGCGGGAATGTACGGACACTCGGGCGGCGGATTCATCACCGCCGACGCGATGTTCCGTTATCCGGACTTCTTCAAGGTGGGGATCGCCGAGTCGGGAAATCACGACCAGCGGAACTACGAGGACGACTGGGGTGAGCGCTATCAGGGATTGCTGGTGAAGAGCGGCAACGCACCGGACAACTATGACGTCGAGGCAAACCAGAACATCGCGAAGAATCTGAAGGGTCACCTGCTTCTCGCGCACGGAACGATGGACGACAACGTCCCCCCCTCGAACACCGACCTCGTCGTGGACGCGTTGATCAAGGCCAACAAGGATTTCGATCTGCTGATGATTCCGAACGCGAGACACGGCTACGCTGCGGCGAGCAACTACATGACGCGGCGACGGTGGGATTATTTCGTGCGGTACCTGTTGAATGCCGATCCGCCGAAAGAGTATGAGATCGTCGTGCCGGCGGCTCCCTCGAGCATTACCTATCCGCCACGCACGGGTGCTGGAACCGGCGGGGGCAGCTCTTCAGCGAATTTCCACGGTTGCGGCCCCGCGCGCGTAAGCGGCTGGTTCTCCAGCCGCGCACGCACCATCGCGATCGGCATCGGCCCACCCTGA